The following proteins are co-located in the Halictus rubicundus isolate RS-2024b chromosome 1, iyHalRubi1_principal, whole genome shotgun sequence genome:
- the LOC143360345 gene encoding uncharacterized protein LOC143360345: MSSASMIPDTESVCQTSEAAVRSTDVYPKIKNTPEGEAASVTAWKRYQQLVAIVESRGGKFNRKSMIEAIFRGNDIVYASH, translated from the coding sequence ATGATACCAGACACGGAAAGCGTATGTCAGACTTCGGAAGCTGCGGTCAGGAGTACGGACGTGTATCCGAAGATTAAGAACACACCGGAAGGGGAAGCGGCCTCGGTGACCGCGTGGAAACGATATCAGCAACTGGTGGCGATCGTCGAGTCCAGGGGCGGAAAGTTCAACCGGAAGTCGATGATCGAGGCAATCTTTCGCGGGAACGATATCGTCTACGCGAGTCACTGA